CCCGGGGCCGCCAACTCCTCGCGGCCCTCGACTACCTGACCCAGCGCAGCAGCGTCCGCACCCGCGTCGACAGCGACCGGCTCGGGGTGATCGGGCACTCGATGGGCGGCGGCGGCACGCTGGAGGCCGCCAAGACCCGGCCCTCGCTGCGGGCGGCGATCCCGCTGACGCCCTGGAACCTCGACAAGACCTGGCCCGAGGTCCGCACACCCACCCTCGTCGTGGGGGCCGACGGCGACACCATCGCGCCCGTCGCCACCCACGCCGAGCCGTTCTACACCAGCCTGCCGTCCTCGCTCGACCGGGCCTATCTGGAGCTGAACGGAGCCACCCACTTCACGCCCAACTCGTCGAACACGACGATCGCGAAGTACAGCGTCTCCTGGCTCAAGCGGTTCATCGACAAGGACACCCGCTACGAGCAGTTCCTGTGCCCGCTGCCCCAGCCGAGCCTGACCATCGAGGAGTACCGGGGCAACTGCCCCCACACCTCCTGACGTCCGCACACTGTGCCGGTGCACCGGCCCCGCGCCACGGGGTTGGGCACCGGCACACGCCGTCCGCGCCACCGGAAGCCGAAACGCGCAGATGGCGGCCCCGAAGGACGCTCCCCGCCGGGCGGACGACGGGCTTCCGCCTCGCGTTACGCGTAAGTAACGTCCAGGGAATGAGCGGACGCGGAACGCGGGGAACGGCCATGGCGGGAGCGGAGCCGAGCGGGTCACCGCGCGGCCGCACCGCACTCGCCCGAGCGGTGCGGGAGGCACGGGACGGACCCGTGGGCGACGCCTGCGCGTCCTTCCTGCTCGCCGCCTCACTCCTGGCCCCCGAGGACCCGCACGCCGCGCGGGCCGCCGTCCTCGCCGCCGCCGACGCGGCCTGGACGGCGGGCGACGCGGCCACCTGCCTGACCCTGCTGCGCGACCACCCACCCCGCTCCGGTCGGGGCACGGCCGCACCCGACCCGGTCGACGGTCGGGGCACGGCCGCACCCGACCCGGTCGACGGTCGGGGCACGGCCGCACCCGACCCGGTCGACGACTACCGCCTCGGTATACGGGCCGTCCTCGAGGCCCGCTTCGACCGGGCCGCCGCACCCCTGCGCCGCGTCGCGCACGCCACCGGAGGCGACGACACCCCCGAACCGCTGCTGCGCTCGGCCGCCGCCGGCCTGCTCCTCGGGGACCTCGCCGCCGCCCGGCAGGCCGGGGCGCGGGCCCTGGCCGCCGCCCGCAACCGCGGCGCCTTCGCCCTCGAACCCCGCGCCCTCGAGTACCTCGCCTACGCCGAACTGCGGGCGGGCCGGCACGCGCAGGCCAGGAGCCACGCCGAGGACGGCCTCCGCGCCGCCCGCGCGACGGGCCAGCGCAACTACGCCGCCCAGCACCACGCCGTCCTCGCGCTGGCCGCCTCCATCGAGGGCGAACCCCAGCTCGTCGACGCCCATGTCAGCGCCGCGCTGACGACCGCGCGCAGGCACGGACTCGCCCAGACCGCGACCCTCGCCCACTGGGCGGCGGCCCGCGCCGCCCTCGGGCGCGGACTGCCCGAGGACGCCGCCGACCGGCTCGCACCCCTGATCCGGCCGGGCCCGGGGCGCGGACACTTCGCGGTGTGGATGCTCGCCGTCCCGTGCTTCGTGGAGGCCGCCGTCCTGGCCGGCAGGCCCGCCGATGCGCGTCCGGCCGTCGCCGAGTTCGCCCGCTGGGAGGCCTGCGGCGCCGACCCGCACGCCTCCGCCCAACTCGCCCGCTGCCAAGCCCTGTTGGCGCCCTCCGAACAGGCCCACGCTCTCTACGTCCGGGCACTGGCCCGGCACGACGAGACCGGCGGCGACTTCGAACGGGCCCGCACCGCACTCCTCTTCGGGCGCTGGCTGCGCCGCAGACGCCGGCTGCGCGAGGCCCGCGACCGGCTGAGCGCCGCCCTCGTCGGCTTCGACCACTGCGGCGCCCGGGTCTGGGCCGAGCAGACCCGCGCCGAGCTGCGCGCCCACGGCGCCGTCTCCCGCGCCGCGGCACCGGCCGCGCTGACCCGGCTCACCCCGCAGCAACTGCGCATCGCCCACCGGGTCGCCGACGGCGCCACCAACCGGGAGATCGCCCAGAGCCTCGCCGTCAGCACCCGGACCGTCGACTACCACCTCCGCAACGTCTACTCCGTTCTCGGCGTGCGCTCCCGCGTCGAGCTGGCGCGTCTGGTCGAGCAGGGCGAAAAGACCGCTGCACACCCCTAGGGACCGACCGGACGGTATGTCATCCTCGGTCCACGGACGAGTCAGGTGGCGGCAGCCGCCGCACGGGCGACACGGCCGGCCGGACACCGTGGGACGCCCGCCGCGGACAGGTGCCGCCGGCGGGCCGAGGTTGGGGGAGTACCGCGATGCATCCTGCCGCACGGCCGCGCTCGGTGGTCCGACCCGGCCCGGTGCCGCTGCCACGGCCGCGCGCCCGGCGCGGGCGCTCCCTCATCGACGCCGACGCGCTGCGGGTCCTGCACCGCGCGGCCCGGGTCCTCCTCGACGACCTGCCCGATCTCACCGACCGGCTCACCGCCGTCCTCGAGGAACAGGAACCCGCCTACCGGGCCGCCCTGTTGACCGACCCGGACGGCATCTGGCAGGAGGCGCACCGCTCGCTGCGGCACAGCGTGACCTCGCTGCTCGACCCGGGCCCGGCCCGGGACGCCGCCCGCCGCTGCTCCTGGAAGATCGGCGCGACTCGCGCCGAACAGGGCCTGCCCCTCGACGCGTTGCTGCACGCCTTCAGGCTCGGCGGCTCCCTGGTGTGGCAGGGGCTCGTCGAGGAGACGTCCCGCAGCGCGCCCGAGGACGTCCGGCTGCTCGTCCATGTCGCCGCCGACGTCTGGAACTTCGTCGACGAGCACTGTGCGCTGGTCGCCGACGCCTACCGGCAGGTGGAACGGCAGCTGACCTGGCGCCGCGAGAACCGGGTCAGGGTACTGGCCGGCGCCCTGCTCGACGGCGCCAGCCGGATCGCCGACCTGCCCGAGACGGCGGCGGCGCTCGGCATGCCGGTCGACGGCCGCTATGTCGTGGTCGCCGTCGCGGGCGGCCGTCCGGCGGGCTGCGCGGCCGCCCGCGAGGCCCTCGTACCGCCCGGCGCCCGCGCCCACTGGCACACCGGCGTGGACGTCGACCACGGCATCGTGCTCATCGAGGACGACGCCATCGGCACCGCCATCGGCACAGCGGAGGCGGCGACGGTCGGCACGGGCACCGGCGACGGCACCGGGGGAGCCGGTGGCGCGAGCCGCGCCGGAAGTGCCCCCGCGGTCCGGGGCGTTCGAGGTGTCCGGGACGCAGGGCCGGTCGCACGCGGCAGTGCCGGGCGCCCGGGACCGCGGGAGCGGACCCCGGGGCCCGCCGGGGCCGCAGGGGTGCGGATCGGGGTCGGCAGCGCCGTCAACGGGCTCGCCGCCGTCGGGGACGCGCGGCGGTTCGCCGACCTCGCGCTCAGCGTCTGCCCCGCCGCGGGCGGCACCGTCCGCCTGGAGGACGAGGTGCCCGCCGCCCTCGTGGTCTCCAGCCCCGACCTCGGCAGGACCCTCGCCGCCCGCGTCCTCGGCCCGCTGCTGCGCCTCGACCCCGCCGACCGTGACGTCCTGCTCGACACCCTCGCCACCTGGCTCGACTGCGACGGCTCCGCCCAGCGCGCGGGCGAACGGCTCTACTGCCACCGCAACACCGTCCTGAACCGGCTGCGCCGCTGCGAACAGCTCACAGGACGCACCCTCACCCGGCCCGGCGACCTCGTCGAGATCAGCCTCGCCCTCACCGCGAGGCGCCTCCTCCCGGCCTGACCGGCCGCCCGCCCTGGGCGGCCGCACAACCACCGCCGCCCGGCGCTGGGACCGTGCAGCGACCCGGCGTCCACGCCTGTACCGGCCCCGCGCCCCCGTGCTGTCGTGAGCTCCCCTTCCCCAGACCCGTGCCGCACGGCCACGGACCCGAGGAGCCGCGATGCCCGCACCACCCCAGGACCAGGAACCCGCCCTGCGCGTCACCGACGTCGACGTGCTGTACGGGAGCGCGGTGTCCGCGCTGCGCGCCGTCTCGCTCACCGTCCCGCCCGGCGGGGTCGTGGCCCTGCTCGGCGCGAACGGCGCCGGGAAGTCCACGCTCCTGCGGGCCGTCTCGGGCACCCTGCGGCTGCAC
The sequence above is a segment of the Streptomyces griseoviridis genome. Coding sequences within it:
- the bdeA gene encoding bis(hydroxyethyl) terephthalate hydrolase; translation: MQHHTLTPHGTASPRPSRRRASRFTGAAAAVAAVVALTTLTGPGAHAADNPYERGPAPTTASIEAARGSYAVSQTTVSSLLVSDFGGGTIYYPTSTSDGTFGAVAVSPGYTGTQSSISWLGPRLASQGFVVFTIDTLTTLDQPDSRGRQLLAALDYLTQRSSVRTRVDSDRLGVIGHSMGGGGTLEAAKTRPSLRAAIPLTPWNLDKTWPEVRTPTLVVGADGDTIAPVATHAEPFYTSLPSSLDRAYLELNGATHFTPNSSNTTIAKYSVSWLKRFIDKDTRYEQFLCPLPQPSLTIEEYRGNCPHTS
- a CDS encoding PucR family transcriptional regulator, whose protein sequence is MHPAARPRSVVRPGPVPLPRPRARRGRSLIDADALRVLHRAARVLLDDLPDLTDRLTAVLEEQEPAYRAALLTDPDGIWQEAHRSLRHSVTSLLDPGPARDAARRCSWKIGATRAEQGLPLDALLHAFRLGGSLVWQGLVEETSRSAPEDVRLLVHVAADVWNFVDEHCALVADAYRQVERQLTWRRENRVRVLAGALLDGASRIADLPETAAALGMPVDGRYVVVAVAGGRPAGCAAAREALVPPGARAHWHTGVDVDHGIVLIEDDAIGTAIGTAEAATVGTGTGDGTGGAGGASRAGSAPAVRGVRGVRDAGPVARGSAGRPGPRERTPGPAGAAGVRIGVGSAVNGLAAVGDARRFADLALSVCPAAGGTVRLEDEVPAALVVSSPDLGRTLAARVLGPLLRLDPADRDVLLDTLATWLDCDGSAQRAGERLYCHRNTVLNRLRRCEQLTGRTLTRPGDLVEISLALTARRLLPA